In Candidatus Falkowbacteria bacterium, a genomic segment contains:
- a CDS encoding T9SS type A sorting domain-containing protein translates to MKKISFLILSVIFILGSIGSKPIQSQAAKTFIKNDDCVERDTSTSEDFRYIKVAVKVMLAGAFNPYTGRMHTKLFESNRIPQRLTDTNFFDTKYPWQLKWIDFADNCFEQDIVTSQMVDFIQVILVDNPYNPTEMHWRLARLDSSGNIRDFNNKEKFLKFSVNPEKDYYICVVHRNHNGVMSSTPIQTDTAISTYDFTSDVNKIWGGYFAAVQMIDGTWCMIPGDVAGPYTGFYFGKGDHFVDDGDRRACLNDTGKIEVYDDTDCNLNSEVDIEDARLAEYFYCWGSGIPFCVANGEPWQDSILINRVIDYNMNGRIDSYDKQYQKFAKKNPFVFPFALDYNADGKFDMKDRMIGRTRRQIDSPLELPTYTLKGGIVQSTTDSIVLDVYLKSTGTRFEYNGSQYIAQIDTAQFYPTSMRTIGDFIYNNQISPSGIVVMSATAPNNGVIVISDTGDGTEIARIIIKGQRRGSGNPQQLITWRNEVNPFTKIFAVYQNLHVNITTPETHFIFNTTTSVGNSQTVLPKDFKLTQNYPNPFNPSTKINYELPSDGIVSIKLFNVSGKEVATLVNEVKTAGYYTVTFNASNLPSGAYFYRLEAESFIETKKMLLIK, encoded by the coding sequence ATGAAAAAGATTTCCTTCTTGATCCTGAGTGTGATATTCATACTCGGATCTATCGGTTCAAAACCGATACAGTCTCAAGCAGCTAAAACGTTCATAAAAAACGATGACTGCGTTGAAAGAGATACAAGTACAAGCGAAGATTTTCGCTATATAAAGGTCGCTGTAAAAGTAATGCTTGCAGGCGCCTTTAATCCATATACTGGCCGAATGCATACGAAGCTTTTTGAATCAAACAGAATCCCACAGCGGCTTACAGATACTAATTTTTTCGATACAAAATATCCTTGGCAATTAAAATGGATTGATTTCGCCGATAACTGTTTTGAACAAGACATCGTCACGTCACAAATGGTGGATTTCATCCAAGTTATTTTAGTGGACAATCCATACAATCCAACAGAAATGCACTGGAGGCTAGCCCGTTTGGATAGCTCCGGAAATATAAGGGATTTTAATAACAAAGAAAAATTCCTTAAGTTTTCTGTAAACCCAGAAAAGGATTACTATATTTGCGTTGTTCATCGAAATCACAACGGAGTTATGTCGTCAACTCCAATTCAGACTGACACCGCGATTTCAACGTATGACTTTACGTCAGATGTTAACAAAATCTGGGGCGGTTATTTCGCTGCTGTTCAGATGATAGACGGAACATGGTGCATGATTCCCGGTGACGTTGCTGGACCATACACAGGCTTTTATTTCGGCAAAGGTGACCATTTTGTTGATGATGGTGACAGACGAGCCTGCTTAAACGATACCGGTAAAATAGAGGTTTACGATGATACAGATTGTAATCTTAATTCCGAAGTTGACATAGAAGATGCCCGTCTTGCGGAATATTTCTATTGTTGGGGATCAGGAATTCCTTTCTGTGTGGCCAACGGAGAGCCATGGCAAGATTCTATACTCATCAACAGAGTGATTGACTACAACATGAATGGACGGATCGACTCGTACGACAAGCAGTACCAAAAATTTGCAAAAAAGAATCCTTTCGTTTTCCCATTTGCACTGGATTATAATGCAGATGGAAAGTTTGATATGAAAGATAGAATGATTGGACGCACTAGACGACAAATTGATAGTCCACTCGAGCTCCCAACTTATACCCTAAAAGGTGGAATTGTTCAGTCGACCACTGACAGTATAGTACTTGACGTATACTTAAAATCAACAGGTACGCGATTTGAGTATAATGGATCACAGTATATTGCCCAAATTGACACGGCTCAATTCTACCCGACAAGCATGAGAACTATAGGTGACTTCATCTATAATAATCAAATTTCACCTTCTGGAATCGTTGTTATGTCGGCAACAGCACCAAACAACGGAGTAATCGTCATCTCTGATACGGGAGATGGCACAGAGATAGCAAGAATAATTATTAAAGGTCAACGTCGTGGATCAGGGAACCCTCAGCAATTAATAACCTGGCGAAATGAAGTTAATCCATTCACGAAAATTTTTGCAGTGTATCAAAATTTACACGTGAATATTACAACCCCAGAAACACACTTCATTTTCAACACCACAACCTCAGTGGGAAATTCACAAACAGTCCTTCCAAAAGATTTCAAACTAACACAAAACTATCCCAATCCATTCAACCCCTCAACGAAGATCAATTATGAACTTCCTTCTGAT